DNA sequence from the Candidatus Methylomirabilota bacterium genome:
TCTGCGGCACCTCGGTCACCGGGAGACCCTGGTTCTTCCAGTCGCCCATGCCCCACTGTAGATGCCCCGCCACGTCGTCGAGCCCCACGCGGCCCAGGGCCTGCACGGCATGCGCGAGGTCGGTGGGCCCGCCCGCGACGAGGAACAGCGGCCGGTCACCGGCGACGAACATGCCCACGCGGTTGGCGAACTGCGGACCGTCGACCCACACGTTGATCGCGCCCGGAATGTGACCCGCGCCGAACTCCTCGGCGGTGCGCACGTCCACCACCACCGCGCCCTTGTCGATGGCCTCGCGGGCCTGCACGGCGGGCAGCGGCCGCGGCTCGCCCGTCGGGGGGAGCGCCCGGGCACGGTTGCGGGCGATGATGCGGTCGAAGTTCGGCGGCTTCGGAGGAAGCCCGGTCATGAGGGCGCGCACGAACTCATCCTCGGTCCCTGCGCGCAGGGCCAGGTTGAACCGCCGCTCGAAGCCGATCGTCGACGCCGTCTTGCTGGACATCGCCCGACCGCAGGACGAGCCCGCGCCGTGCGCGGGGTACACCTCGACGCTGTCGGGCAGCGCCAGGAGCCGCGACGTCAGGCTGCGGTAGAGCGTCGCCGCGGCGCGCTCCCCCCCGAAGTCGGGTCGCCCCACGTCGCCGATGAAGAGCGTGTCGCCGGTGAGGACGAACCATGGCTCGTCGCCGCGGGACCGGTCGGTGACCACGAGACACACGCTATCGGGTGTGTGGCCGGGGGTGTGGAGCACGCGGAGGCCGACGTTGCCGACAACGATCTCCTGGGCGTCCTCGATCGGGGTCGTGCGGAAGGCCGCCTCGGCAGCGGGGTGGAGGAGGATCCGGGCCCCGGTCTTCTCCGCCAGGGCCTGATTGCCGGAGACGTGGTCGGCG
Encoded proteins:
- a CDS encoding rhodanese-like domain-containing protein: MIFQQILNEEAGCLSYLIGCGQAGQAAVVDPARDRVDEYVALARRKGLTITEIVDTHIHADHVSGNQALAEKTGARILLHPAAEAAFRTTPIEDAQEIVVGNVGLRVLHTPGHTPDSVCLVVTDRSRGDEPWFVLTGDTLFIGDVGRPDFGGERAAATLYRSLTSRLLALPDSVEVYPAHGAGSSCGRAMSSKTASTIGFERRFNLALRAGTEDEFVRALMTGLPPKPPNFDRIIARNRARALPPTGEPRPLPAVQAREAIDKGAVVVDVRTAEEFGAGHIPGAINVWVDGPQFANRVGMFVAGDRPLFLVAGGPTDLAHAVQALGRVGLDDVAGHLQWGMGDWKNQGLPVTEVPQISVHDLATMREERPDLVVVDVREPFEWDEGHIEGAQHVPLAEIVRRRAELPAGRPIAVVCAGGLRSSLAISALAREGVPAAWFNVAGGMGAWTRAGYPSTKGRGVATPA